TTACCTTCGGGCAGACCGTCAGCCAGAGTCAGGTAACTGGACTCAACGTCGTCGAGCCGGACTTTGACGATCGCAAGATCGTCCTTGCTGACCTTCTGGCCCACGGCAATCGACTCGCGCGCCGCATAGACCTGAGTGGTACGGTCCGCGGTTCCAACGAGGGCGATGACTCCAGCCAGCGATGCCAAGACCAGGAGAATCCCCACCAATAGTCGCGGATCCCTCCATGACGGTTTCTTGAGCCGCGCTGCAGCGGCCGCGGTAGTTACACCCATCCTTGCTCCCCCGTTTGCATAGTTTGTCCGCGTCGACGTTCGGTGGCCTTTATTCTGACTGGAAGGGCGTTCCTTCCGAAAGCTAAATGCCCCAAATTACGTCAACCTGTGGATAACCCCGGCAACTGGGTCGAACAGTGGCAAAATGGATGCATGCCCCGATTCCTCACCCTCGCTGATGTCGCCGAACAGCTTCAGATCAACTCGCCGCAGGCATACGCGCTCGTGCGAAGCGGAGAGCTCAAGGCGATCCAAGTGGGTGGCAGGGGCCAGTGGCGCGTCGAAGAGAAGATGCTCGAGCAGTACATCGAGGAACGCTACGCCGAGGCGAGCAGGATCATCCAAGAGGCCAAATCCAAGTCCTCCTGATCTTTGCCACCGCCCCAGGCTGCGCCGGCGGGGAGGTTGGCCGGGCTAGAAGTCCTGGCCCCGCAATGAGCGCAGCGCGGCAAGGGCCTGGAACGGAATTGTCGCCACAGACACGACGTTTCGCGACCGGCGGACTTCGCCCGGCAACACGACGGCGAGATCAAAGTGATCCTTGCCCACGCGATCAATGACGCCCCGCATGGTCCGCTCCGCCCGCGCCGACTCAAGCAGATGAACCGCCAGCTCTGCCCTGTCGCGGGCCAGCATTCGGAGAGCACTGGCCAAACCAAGCCGCTGCGACGCCTTCGATTGACCTGGCCGCACTTGCCGTCCTAGGCCCTCATACGCCAATGCAGCCGTGACAGGCACCAACCACTGGTGGCGACCTTCGTCGAGGACCAACGATTCGCTGCCGACATGGCTAAGCGTCCCGGACACCTGCGTACCGGACCGGAGCGTCACATCGATCTTCTGGCCGATTGCTCCACGTAGCCTGTCGGAGACCTCGATTCCGGCCAGCTCCACCCGGGCTCGCTCTGAAATTTCGGATTCAAGTCCCAGCAATCGTTCAGAGGCCAGTTGTGCCTCCATGTCTTCAAACAGAGCATCCCAACGCATTGCGTCAGCGTAAGCGGGCACCCCTCAATGGTCAATCTTTCGTCATCGACGCCAGACCGCTAGACAAATCCCACTCTTTGTGGTCAAAATAAATAAATCTCTATCAAACAGCATCAAATGACATCAAATGGCATCAATTGGGTAAGGGGAACCCATGGAACAGACGAACAAACCCGTTCGGAACGATGTCGCGATGGCGGCGACCATCCTTGTGCTCGCTCTTTTGCTCGCTGTCGCTGGACTGATCTTGGTCGACCGATGGCACTCCGCAGCAGGACGACTCCAGGAACCCACGTTCGAAGACCTCCTGGGAGTCATCGCAACTGCCGCCGGTCTGGCGATCGGAGCCTGGTGGATCGCGACGTTCCTCTTGGCAATGGCGGCCGCGCTTCTCCGGCAAGCGGGAAAGGATCGCTGCGCGAGTGCCACCGCCAAACTCAGCCCTGCCTTCATGGTCAGACTGGCTGGTGCAATTCTGGGCCTGAGTCTCGTGGGAATCCCCTTAGCGAATGCGTCTCCGGCACAGTCTGAACCAGCGTGGAGCCCGGCAAACGGCTCAACGCCTTCCGGCGGCATCTCTGCCCAATGGACACCCTCCTCCAGTCCTTCTCCCCACCTCCCAGTCGTGCCCTCGCTTGAGTCCAGTTCTTCGGAGATCGACCCCCATTGGCAACCCCGCGCACCTGTCGCCGAGCCGGGGCTTCTGGGTCCCGGGCCGCAGCGCGCCGCGGAACAGCCGGCGTCGCCAAATCAAGGCGAAGTGGTGGTGAAGCGGGGAGATTCACTGTGGTCGATTGCTACCCGGCAGCTGGGGCCTATGGCCAGCGACGTGGACGTCGCCCTCCACTGGCCGAAGTGGTACGCCGCAAACAGGCACGTGATCGGAAACGACCCGGGTTTCCTTGTCCCGGGTCAGATCCTGCAACCACCGCCCAACTAGCACTCGGGCTGCCACCATCCGAACTACCATCACCCGCCGTCAACCAGCGATTCGTCACCGAGGAAGCACATGAGCGCATCACCAGCCGTCCACAGCCTGCCCAATGCAATCGTCCAGGCGACTTCGTCGATTGCCTCCCGTTCAATCGTGGCGTCACCCCCGGCCAAATCCCGAACGGACGGGCCATCCGGAAGGGGGCCCTCTTCTGCCCGCAAAGCGGCCCAGATCCGCAGCCTCGACGGCGAAATCCGCGCACTGGCCCGCAGCATCGCCCAAGCCGCGGTCGAAGTCCTTGCCGGTACCCGGCCGGTGCAACAGCTCTCACGGACCCTGGACCCCGGATGCCTCGGCGCGCTGCAACACCGGGCAGCACTGACGCGAGCCCATGCTGCCAACTCCCAAAGCGGGCAACCCCGCGTTCACCGAAGTCCGATGGTCCGCTCCGTGCGTGTCTGCGCTGTAAACGACGGAGTGTACGAGGCCAGCTTGGTTGTCTCGGAAGAACTCCGCTCCCGAGCAGTAGCCATGAGGCTGGAAGAGAGCAACGGCGCTTGGAAAGTCACGGCCCTCGAAATCGGCTGACGGGGCCCAAAAGCAGCAAAACGGAAAGGGACCAGAACGGGTGTTCTGGTCCCTCTCCGTTTTTGCTGCAGGCATCCGTTCGTTGGACACGTCCGGCGGTTGCGGCGTCAGCTACATGCGTCAGGCAATCGAGATGTCAGCGGCGCTTCTTCTTGTTGGATCCGCGCTGCCTGTCATCGGCGGCAGCCTTGGCGGGGTTGCCTGAGCGACCCGAGGCCCTACCCTCAACGCGGGTCTGGCTCGCTCCGTCTTCACCCGGCGCCGTGTACTGCAGCTGAACAGGCTTTTCCGGGGCTTCGAGCCCGGCCGCGCGGATCTGTGGATCGTGGTGTTCCACGTGACCGCCTTCAGGGCTGCCGTCCACCACCACCACGTCTTCGGCGGGCGTTACTTCCACTTCCAGGTTGAAGAGGAAGCCAACGCTCTCCTCGCGGATGGCCTCCATCATGCTCTGGAACATGGTGAATCCTTCACGCTGGTACTCGACCAGCGGATCCCTTTGGGCCATGGCGCGCAGGCCAATGCCTTCCTTGAGGTAGTCCATCTCATAGAGATGTTCCTGCCACTTGCGTCCGAGGACCGAGAGGACAACCCTCCGTTCAAGCTCGCGCATGTTCTCGGCGCCAATGGCTTCTTCCCGCTCTTTGTATACGAGTTGCGCGTCCGAAAGGATCTCGTTTTTGAGGAACTCAACGGACACTCGGGCCTTGCCGCCGGCTTCGTCAATGATGTCCTGGGCCGTGACGGTTACCGGGTACAGCGTCTTCAGGTTGGTCCACAGTTGGTGGAAGTCCCAATCATCGCCGGTTCCCTCCGCCGTCGCTGCGTCGATCAGGGCGTTGATGGTGTCTTCGAGGAAGAACTGGACCTTTTCGTGCAGATCGTCGCCTTCAAGGATCCTGCGGCGGTCGCCATAGATGGCTTCACGCTGGCGGTTCAGGACGTCGTCGTATTTGAGGACGTTCTTGCGCTGCTCGGCGTTCCGCCCTTCGACCTGGCCCTGTGCCGAAGCGATCGCACGGGACACAAGCTTGGATTCGAGGGCAATGTCGTCCGGTACGGAGCTGTTCATCAGGCGCTCGGCGGCGCCGGAATTGAAGAGCCTCATGAGGTCATCGGTCAGCGAGAGGTAGAAGCGGGACTCGCCCGGGTCACCCTGGCGGCCCGAGCGGCCACGGAGCTGGTTGTCGATTCGACGGGATTCGTGGCGTTCCGTGCCCAGTACATACAGCCCGCCAAGTTCAAGCACTTCCTCATGCTCGTCCTTGACTGCCTGCTTGGCTGCTTCGAGCGCTTCCGGCCACGCGGCCTCGTACTCCTCCGAGTTTTCTTCAGGATCCAGGCCCCGCTTCGCCAGCTCGGCGATGGCCGTGAACTCGGCGTTTCCGCCCAGCATGATGTCAGTACCGCGGCCGGCCATGTTGGTAGCGACCGTGACAGCGCCCTTGCGTCCCGCTTGCGCGACAATGGCGGCCTCCCGTGCGTGGTTCTTCGCGTTCAGAACCTCGTGCCGGATGCCTTCCTTCGCAAGCAGCTTGGCAAGGTATTCACTCTTTTCCACGCTGGTGGTGCCGACGAGCACGGGTTGCCCTTTTTCGTGCCGTTCCGCGATGTCTTTCACGACGGCTTCGAACTTCACGATTTCGTTCTTGTACACAAGGTCCGACTGGTCGATGCGCTGCATGTCCCGGTTGGTGGGAATGGGCACCACCCCCAGCTTGTAGGTGCTCATGAACTCAGCTGCTTCAGTTTCGGCGGTACCGGTCATGCCCGAGAGCTTGGAGTACATGCGGAAGTAGTTCTGCAGGGTCACTGTGGCGAGAGTCTGGTTCTCAGCCTTGATCTCGACGTTTTCCTTGGCCTCGATCGCCTGGTGCATGCCTTCGTTGTAACGCCGTCCGGCAAGGATACGGCCGGTGTGTTCGTCGACAATGAGGACCTCGCCATCCAGGATGACGTAGTCCTTGTCCCGCTTGAAGAGCTCTTTGGCCTTGATGGCGTTGTTCAGGAAACCGATGAGCGGGGTGTTGGCGGATTCGTAGAGGTTCTGGATGCCGAGGTAGTCCTCGACCTTCTCGATACCGGCTTCGAGAACACCGACAGTGCGCTTCTTTTCGTCGACCTCGTAGTCGATTTCAGTCTGGAGACGCTGCACAACCTTGGCGAACTCGCTGTACCAGCGGTTGGTGTCGCCCTGGGCCGGACCGGAAATAATGAGCGGGGTACGGGCTTCGTCGATGAGGATGGAGTCCACTTCGTCGACAATCGCGTAGTTGTGGCCGCGCTGCACGAGCTCAGATTTGTCCCACGCCATGTTGTCGCGCAAGTAATCGAAGCCGAATTCGTTGTTGGTGCCATAGGTGATGTCCGCCGCGTACATCTGGCGGCGCACTTCGGGATCCTGGTTGGACAGGATGCAACCGCTGCTCAGGCCAAGGAAGCGATACACACGGCCCATGAGCTCGGACTGGTATTCGGCGAGGTAGTCGTTGACTGTAACGACATGCACGCCCTTGCCGGTCAGGGCATTGAGGAAGGCCGGAGCGGTGGCCACCAGGGTCTTTCCTTCACCGGTCTTCATTTCGGCGATATTGCCGAGGTGAAGAGCGGCCCCACCCATGAGCTGCACATCGAAGTGGCGCATCCCGAGGGTGCGGGAGGAAGCTTCACGCACGGCTGCGAACGCCTCCGGCAAAAGATCGTCCAGCTTCTCGCCGTCCTCGTGACGGGCACGCAGCCTGTCCGTCTCCTCGCGCAATTCGGCGTCGGAGAAGGTCTTGAAGGAGTCTTCGAGGGCGTTGATGGAATCGGCATAGGTCCGCAGTTGCCTCAGGGTTTTTTTGTCACCCGTGCGGAGAAGTTTTTCGATAAGTGATGCCACGTAAAGTTGCTCCCAGTCTCAAGCTGCCGAATTCTGGCGGTTTCAGTCTACGGGAGAGACCAACGCCCCGCGGCCCCGTTTCCCTGAGAGCGGAGCGCAGTCGCCCGCAGGCCGCTGCCGGAGACCCCTGGACCTCAGCCGCGGGCCACTGCCGAGGCAAGCGCTGACGAGAGATCGCCCATAGGTGACACGACGACGTCGTCGAGCCCCAGCCACTCAGCCATAAGCCGCAGCTCAGCAGAAAGTTCGACGGCGGTGTCCGCCGGGGCGTCCGGCTCCGCGTGGGCGGCACGCACCAGAAGCTGTTTGGCCGAGCGGTCGGCCTTGAGATCCACGCGCGCGACCACAGCGTCCCGGAGGAGGAAAGGCAGCACGTAGTAGCCGAACTTGCGTTTCTCCGCGGGCGTGTAGATTTCGATCCGGTAATGGAAGCCGAACAACTCTTCGAGCCTTCTACGCTCAAAGACCAGTGAATCAAACGGGCTGAGCAGCGCGCGGCCCGTGGCGGACCGGGGAAGCCGGGCGTCCACATGCCGGTACAAAGCCCGGTCCCATCCGCGCACCATGACCGGCTCCAGGCGCCCGGCGGCAACAAGCCTGTCGATCGATGCCGCAGCGGCCTTCACTGGAGTCCGGAAGTAATCGGCGAAGCAACGGATTGTTCCGATGCCATGGGCCTGGGCTGCGGCGTCGATTAGCCTGTCCATGGCCGCCGTCGGCAGATCGGAGGCACCGTCCGGGAGCGCACCTCGGCGAGCGACGACGGCAGCCAGTCCCGGCGGCAGAACCCGCGATGTCAGCGTGTACAGGCGCTCGAATTGCTCTGTCCTCGACGCGGCCGTCACGAGCCCTTCTTCAAACAAATGCTCCAAAACCCTTTTGACCAGGTTCCAATTCCAGCCCCAGTTATCGTGCTGCCGGTCTTCCTGGTGCCCCAGATGCGCGGTCAATTGAGCGGCAGTCATGGGGCGCCCGGTGGCGAGCGCGCCAAGGATCCGGTTGGCCATGTCCTCCCGGATTCCGCTTTCCAAGTGGGCCGCGCCTACCCATGCACGGTTTTGCCACAGCAACAGATCCTGGAAGTGTTCCGGGCGGATGAAGCTCGCCTCGTGCGCCCAGTACTCCATCATGCGCCGCGGGCTTCTCCCGGCCATCGCATGAAGGATGGTTCGGTCGTAGTTGCCGAGCCTTGAGAAGAATGGAAGGTAATGACTGCGTGAGAGGACATTGACGGAGTCGATCTGCACCACGTGGAGGCGGGCAAAGGTACGGCCCACCGTCCGTGAAGTCACGGGGCCGGTGGGCCGTTCCTTGTCCAGTCCTTGGGCTGCCAATGCAATCCGCCGTGCCTGCAACAGGCTCAGCGAAGCGGCCATGCCAGTCCTTTCATGGGAAATACGAATGCGGCCTAGGCTGTGGCTGCCTGGTCATTCGAACGGTAAGCGTGGATCTTTTCCTCCACGGGTTCGTCTCCTGGTTCGCATGTGGAGTCGAGAGTGATTACTCCATATGTCCAGCCACGGCGGCGGTAGACGACCGACGGCGTGTTGGTTTCCTTGTCCACGAACAGGTAGAAATTGTGGCCCACCAATTCCATGTTGTCCACCGCGTCATCAAGGGTGAGCGAAGCGGCGGGGAAAACCTTGCGACGAATCAGGACCGGGGAATCACCGGCCGGAATGTCGTTGTCGACGTCGTAGGGCGAGGTCTCCACCGGTGGCGTCGTTGGCTCCTGGTGGTTGCTGGCCTCTACGTAAATGGGTTCGCTCGCGCTGGCCGGCTCAAGCGTCGCAGTAGCCTCACGAACGGCTTTGGGGGTGTGGCGGCCGTGGTGGACCTTCTTGCGGTCCTTGGCCCTGCGGAGTCTCTCCAGCAGCTTGCTATAGGCGAGATCAAAGGCGGCAAACTTGTCAGCGGCGCTCGCTTCGGCCCGGATCACAGGGCCCCGGCCCAGAACTGTCACTTCCACCGTGAGCTGGCCCGGTGTCTGGCGCGGGTTGGTTTCCTTTGAAACCTTTGCGTCAACCCTCTGGACCTTATCCCCAAGCGATTCAATCTTTGATATCTTCTCGCCGGCATACTCGCGGAAGCGATCCGAAACGGTCAGATTACGGCCGCTGATCATGAACTCCATGGTGCCCTCCAAACAACTCAGGTGACACGATAACGGCGCTTCTCGGGGCTGGTCTGACGGACAGTCGAGCCCCTTTCCGAGCCGCTATCGACAGGTACATCTGTTCTTGGTACCCATAACCGACGTTAGTTCATCGCCACTGGTAATTCATCCTTTCGTCACTTATTTTTTGTTTGAGTCGGTGCTGGTGGCCGCGTCCAGCCCGTCCGTAGGAAGATCGCTACCGGCCGGCGGCCGGGTGGCTGCAAGGACCACCGCCCCACACACCACGCCTCCGGCCGCCGCTATAGCCCGGGCGGCTTCGGCGAGGGTTGCACCCGTAGTGAGGACGTCGTCGACGATGACGCATGGCTTACCCTCCAAAGACCCTTTGCGTAAGAGGCGGACGGTCATGGAGTCGCGGACACGGCGCGCACGCTCTCCGCGGCCCAAGCCCTTTTGCCCGTTTCCCGCACCCCGGTTTCCAGAGCTTCGGATTCCAAACCCGGGCGCCTTCTTCAACGCATCCGCCACGTGCAGACCAGGCAAGGCGTTCAAGCACCGCAGGCGGCCGAGCAAGAGATGGACCGGACTGAAGCCGCGGCGCCGGAAGGCCGCGTTGCTGCTGGGAACTGGTACGAGGCAGATGTCGGCCCTGTCTCCTACGGCAGACCGAATGGCCTTGCCCAGTGCAGGCGCGAGCACCGAGGCCAGCCGTCCCTGGCCTAGGTGCTTGAAAGAAAGCAAGGCCTGGGCCAGCTCGTCCCGATAGTGTCCTCCCGCAACAACGGGCAGTATCACGTCCCCGTGCACCGTGAGCAAGGCTGGCGCCTGTCCTTCAGCACGGAATGGACGGGTGCACAGCAGGCGTAGGCGCCGTGCACAAGTGCCGCAGAGCGCCGAATCCTCGGAACCACAGCAGACACATTCCACCGGGGCCAAAACGGCCAGCAACTCGACGAAGGCTTCGCCAGCGACCTGCGCGAGCCTCGCCAGTCGGGCAGGATGGACTCCCCGATGGCGCGCGCCGTCACAGGGGAGGACAGTGAGGTCAGGGTCACGCACCCGGCGACGGCTCTCAGTACCCATGCTCCAAGCATCCGGCTCCTCGCCCGTGACCAACACTCCCCAACCGCGCTATGTGGAGAACAAGTGGCGACGTTGTCGGAACTTGGGCCCACGCCGCCAGGGTTCCCTGGCCGAGCGAAGCGAGGTTAGGGAGGCGGTGGGGACTAGCCCGGGAAGGAGGGGTCCACCGGGCCCTTGAGTTGCAATTCCCAGCCGTTGCCCACTCGTTGGAACACGCCTGCGCCCGACTGTCCGAAAATCTGCTCCGGCCCATTGCCCGCGCTGATAGTCGTCAGGTTCGGCCACGCAGGCAACAGCTGCGGCTGGCTTGAGGTCAAGGACAACAGCTCGGGAACCACGTTCTCGGTCGACGAGGCTTTCATCACCGCGACTGTCGTGGAATTGACCCAGACCCCTTGATCAACAGGAGCGGAAGCGAACAAGGTTATCGGTGCGGTCAGATCCTTGGGGGTCCCGTCAGGATTGCGGACAATACCGGTCACCTGCACCGATGACTTGCCGTTCATCTCGGAAATCACCAGCGCGCGCGTCCCTTCACGGGATATCCGGAAGTCCCTCACCACACGTCCTGCCAACCATGGCGGCGTCATCGTCACGGTGGGGACGGGCTGGCCTTGGGGAACGTTGGACGGCTTGAACGCCGCGACCTCGGTGGCACCGTTGGCTCCCGGACCCGCCGTCCAGACCCAGTCCTGCGGGCTGAAGGAGGGATGGCTCAGCGTGGTCCGGGTTGTCAGTTGGCGGGCGGGTTGGCCGGGAATCATCGAATACAAGGTGGTTCCGGCCCCGTTGAGGAAGGCCACCGCCTGGGATGTCGGGGACTCCGCCGGATTGCTCGGGTTCAGTCCGGCCACCGGCTGCATGTCCGGGAGGGCCGAGACCCTGTTGTTCTCGTAGCGCACGAGTTCTTCGTTGCTGACGGCGATTTGGCGCGCAGGAGCATTCTTCTCAAGCACGGGCGGCAGGACCGAACCATTGTCCTCCACCCGGACAAGATCCTGGTCAGCCCGCAACTGGACGTTCACCACGTCCGGCTGGCTTCGGAAGGTCAGGGTCAGCTGGTTTTGCATGCGCTGCCGGTCCTCGGCAGAAGCATCCACGAGCTCCTTCGCGGAAAGGTCCACTTGGGCTGCTCCCGACACTACCGGCACCGACTCCCGGGCCAACTTCATGCCGGAAGGAAAAGCGCTGACGACCGCACCCTGGAGGTACGGCGCAGGACCGTCAAGCAACGCGCTGGTCATCGCCTTGACAGTGTTCTTCTTGATGAACCACCGGACATCCGGAACCGCATACGTGAACGAGGGGTCGTAGAAATAGATGGGCTGGGCCGCGTAGATGACTTTGAACGTCTCTTCCGGGATCGCGGTGCCATCCGGGACCGCCGAGATCCGCCATTCGCCGTCAACTTGTTCCAGGGTCACCGGAATTGTCTCGGTGGTTCCTTCCGGGAACTGTGTCGCAACGCCGTCGGCGTCCACCGAGTAGGCAAGGTCCAGCTGGTACTTGAACTCGTTTTCCACACCGGTCTTGACGACGGTCGCCTTCCGGAAAACGAGCGTGCGTTTGTCGGACTTCCAGCTGACGGACAGCGCCTGCGTGAGGTACTGCCGGGCCACGGCGTAGTCGCCTTCGTAACCGCTGCCTGCACCATAGAAGTCTTCGATGATCGACTCCGGGGTGGCCCCGGAGTGGGGCGGCGGAGGGAAGAAGACTGGAGCGTTAGGGTTGCCCGCGCTTTCGTCCTTGCTCTTTCCCACCGGGCCGGACCGCGGGATCTGGGCACAGGAACTCAGGACCACCATGAGGACCGCAAGAACGGCGATCAGGGCCCTTAACAGGTACGAGCGTCGGGAACTCAAGGTGCCGTCCCCCCTTGGGTTTTGTCGGCTTCGTCGTCGCCCGCCGGAGGCAGTGCCGGAGGCAGAGCAGGCGGCAGTGCCGGAGCGCCTTCAGCCCTCGGGTCGTCAGCTGAATCGCGCTCGAGTTGCGGCTCGCCCGCATCCAGAACGAGCATCTGGCGCTCAGGAGCGGCGCCCGGTAGATGGATCTCGGCAGGTTCAAGCTGCAAAGGTGACTTCACGATGGTGCCTCCCTTCTTGAGAGGCAGTGTCAGCCGGAAGTTGGA
This genomic interval from Arthrobacter sp. FW306-2-2C-D06B contains the following:
- a CDS encoding helix-turn-helix domain-containing protein, which produces MPRFLTLADVAEQLQINSPQAYALVRSGELKAIQVGGRGQWRVEEKMLEQYIEERYAEASRIIQEAKSKSS
- a CDS encoding LysM peptidoglycan-binding domain-containing protein, whose protein sequence is MEQTNKPVRNDVAMAATILVLALLLAVAGLILVDRWHSAAGRLQEPTFEDLLGVIATAAGLAIGAWWIATFLLAMAAALLRQAGKDRCASATAKLSPAFMVRLAGAILGLSLVGIPLANASPAQSEPAWSPANGSTPSGGISAQWTPSSSPSPHLPVVPSLESSSSEIDPHWQPRAPVAEPGLLGPGPQRAAEQPASPNQGEVVVKRGDSLWSIATRQLGPMASDVDVALHWPKWYAANRHVIGNDPGFLVPGQILQPPPN
- a CDS encoding Rv3235 family protein → MSASPAVHSLPNAIVQATSSIASRSIVASPPAKSRTDGPSGRGPSSARKAAQIRSLDGEIRALARSIAQAAVEVLAGTRPVQQLSRTLDPGCLGALQHRAALTRAHAANSQSGQPRVHRSPMVRSVRVCAVNDGVYEASLVVSEELRSRAVAMRLEESNGAWKVTALEIG
- the secA gene encoding preprotein translocase subunit SecA; this translates as MASLIEKLLRTGDKKTLRQLRTYADSINALEDSFKTFSDAELREETDRLRARHEDGEKLDDLLPEAFAAVREASSRTLGMRHFDVQLMGGAALHLGNIAEMKTGEGKTLVATAPAFLNALTGKGVHVVTVNDYLAEYQSELMGRVYRFLGLSSGCILSNQDPEVRRQMYAADITYGTNNEFGFDYLRDNMAWDKSELVQRGHNYAIVDEVDSILIDEARTPLIISGPAQGDTNRWYSEFAKVVQRLQTEIDYEVDEKKRTVGVLEAGIEKVEDYLGIQNLYESANTPLIGFLNNAIKAKELFKRDKDYVILDGEVLIVDEHTGRILAGRRYNEGMHQAIEAKENVEIKAENQTLATVTLQNYFRMYSKLSGMTGTAETEAAEFMSTYKLGVVPIPTNRDMQRIDQSDLVYKNEIVKFEAVVKDIAERHEKGQPVLVGTTSVEKSEYLAKLLAKEGIRHEVLNAKNHAREAAIVAQAGRKGAVTVATNMAGRGTDIMLGGNAEFTAIAELAKRGLDPEENSEEYEAAWPEALEAAKQAVKDEHEEVLELGGLYVLGTERHESRRIDNQLRGRSGRQGDPGESRFYLSLTDDLMRLFNSGAAERLMNSSVPDDIALESKLVSRAIASAQGQVEGRNAEQRKNVLKYDDVLNRQREAIYGDRRRILEGDDLHEKVQFFLEDTINALIDAATAEGTGDDWDFHQLWTNLKTLYPVTVTAQDIIDEAGGKARVSVEFLKNEILSDAQLVYKEREEAIGAENMRELERRVVLSVLGRKWQEHLYEMDYLKEGIGLRAMAQRDPLVEYQREGFTMFQSMMEAIREESVGFLFNLEVEVTPAEDVVVVDGSPEGGHVEHHDPQIRAAGLEAPEKPVQLQYTAPGEDGASQTRVEGRASGRSGNPAKAAADDRQRGSNKKKRR
- a CDS encoding winged helix-turn-helix domain-containing protein, which produces MAASLSLLQARRIALAAQGLDKERPTGPVTSRTVGRTFARLHVVQIDSVNVLSRSHYLPFFSRLGNYDRTILHAMAGRSPRRMMEYWAHEASFIRPEHFQDLLLWQNRAWVGAAHLESGIREDMANRILGALATGRPMTAAQLTAHLGHQEDRQHDNWGWNWNLVKRVLEHLFEEGLVTAASRTEQFERLYTLTSRVLPPGLAAVVARRGALPDGASDLPTAAMDRLIDAAAQAHGIGTIRCFADYFRTPVKAAAASIDRLVAAGRLEPVMVRGWDRALYRHVDARLPRSATGRALLSPFDSLVFERRRLEELFGFHYRIEIYTPAEKRKFGYYVLPFLLRDAVVARVDLKADRSAKQLLVRAAHAEPDAPADTAVELSAELRLMAEWLGLDDVVVSPMGDLSSALASAVARG
- the hpf gene encoding ribosome hibernation-promoting factor, HPF/YfiA family, producing the protein MEFMISGRNLTVSDRFREYAGEKISKIESLGDKVQRVDAKVSKETNPRQTPGQLTVEVTVLGRGPVIRAEASAADKFAAFDLAYSKLLERLRRAKDRKKVHHGRHTPKAVREATATLEPASASEPIYVEASNHQEPTTPPVETSPYDVDNDIPAGDSPVLIRRKVFPAASLTLDDAVDNMELVGHNFYLFVDKETNTPSVVYRRRGWTYGVITLDSTCEPGDEPVEEKIHAYRSNDQAATA
- a CDS encoding ComF family protein; amino-acid sequence: MGTESRRRVRDPDLTVLPCDGARHRGVHPARLARLAQVAGEAFVELLAVLAPVECVCCGSEDSALCGTCARRLRLLCTRPFRAEGQAPALLTVHGDVILPVVAGGHYRDELAQALLSFKHLGQGRLASVLAPALGKAIRSAVGDRADICLVPVPSSNAAFRRRGFSPVHLLLGRLRCLNALPGLHVADALKKAPGFGIRSSGNRGAGNGQKGLGRGERARRVRDSMTVRLLRKGSLEGKPCVIVDDVLTTGATLAEAARAIAAAGGVVCGAVVLAATRPPAGSDLPTDGLDAATSTDSNKK
- a CDS encoding LpqB family beta-propeller domain-containing protein, yielding MVVLSSCAQIPRSGPVGKSKDESAGNPNAPVFFPPPPHSGATPESIIEDFYGAGSGYEGDYAVARQYLTQALSVSWKSDKRTLVFRKATVVKTGVENEFKYQLDLAYSVDADGVATQFPEGTTETIPVTLEQVDGEWRISAVPDGTAIPEETFKVIYAAQPIYFYDPSFTYAVPDVRWFIKKNTVKAMTSALLDGPAPYLQGAVVSAFPSGMKLARESVPVVSGAAQVDLSAKELVDASAEDRQRMQNQLTLTFRSQPDVVNVQLRADQDLVRVEDNGSVLPPVLEKNAPARQIAVSNEELVRYENNRVSALPDMQPVAGLNPSNPAESPTSQAVAFLNGAGTTLYSMIPGQPARQLTTRTTLSHPSFSPQDWVWTAGPGANGATEVAAFKPSNVPQGQPVPTVTMTPPWLAGRVVRDFRISREGTRALVISEMNGKSSVQVTGIVRNPDGTPKDLTAPITLFASAPVDQGVWVNSTTVAVMKASSTENVVPELLSLTSSQPQLLPAWPNLTTISAGNGPEQIFGQSGAGVFQRVGNGWELQLKGPVDPSFPG